A single genomic interval of Eurosta solidaginis isolate ZX-2024a chromosome 3, ASM4086904v1, whole genome shotgun sequence harbors:
- the LOC137246585 gene encoding uncharacterized protein encodes MAPKTASSTKRSRSTAEQIRMMVDLLEEVPGLASGRFQRMHSKLEQHKQWNKLAGKLNAVGGASKSAEQWLTVWRDLKNRTSNRVKDINNQRAQTGNRPISVAPLTDTEKRIVELIGDRYVEGAGICRDSVPMDEEMHLVMEEDEGEVEYL; translated from the exons ATGGCACCAAAAACTGCATCATCCACAAAACGAAGCCGATCAACAGCAGAGCAGATAAGAATGATGGTGGACCTGCTTGAAGAGGTCCCTGGGTTAGCGTCCGGCAGATTCCAACGGATGCACAGCAAGTTGGAGCAGCACAAGCAGTGGAACAAGCTAGCGGGCAAGCTCAACGCCGTTGGAGGGGCTTCAAAAAGTGCAGAGCAATGGCTTACG GTCTGGCGCGATCTAAAAAATCGCACGAGCAATCGAGTGAAGGACATAAATAACCAGCGGGCCCAAACGGGAAATAGACCGATCTCGGTGGCGCCTTTGACCGATACAGAGAAGCGCATCGTGGAGCTAATTGGGGACCGATATGTTGAAGGCGCAGGCATATGTAGGGACAGTGTGCCTATGGATGAG gaaatgcATTTGGTGATGGAGGAGGATGAAGGAGAAGTGGAATACCTCTAG